A single region of the Pararge aegeria chromosome 20, ilParAegt1.1, whole genome shotgun sequence genome encodes:
- the LOC120632720 gene encoding uncharacterized protein LOC120632720 yields the protein MGTVQDEKPVEGTAKPHIRELRNTELVSRLLAATPPYLYSALPLQPHAFFFSEMLRSFVNARHGCRPPHYHRRFKRRSHKYFAENEEWRRDWPKQEEKKEPEVRPEVPLELTVEKPRACEQSPPRLSPKPEPPKQGSPSPPGRQSTFVDVGTEELPKPAPCTGRNSVEPSNVPSSNLILPPPPPMWYPPLYNPQFGVDPLNFFIDLRVSGHIYDRKRAEAMEVNLNQEQRSIIDDSNLEKRLSKDLGMKPRHLSAFSVPVRSNSQTEGPEKYFERSNRFLGKPNGTSYIMRNLKCVYENLHAMEQKEDSKDQNDDAKESSDIEDDIMD from the coding sequence ATGGGTACAGTTCAAGATGAAAAACCCGTGGAGGGTACCGCCAAACCGCACATCCGAGAACTGCGTAACACCGAGCTCGTATCCAGGCTGCTCGCTGCGACGCCTCCGTACCTCTACAGTGCTCTACCACTCCAGCCACACGCATTCTTCTTCAGCGAGATGCTGAGATCATTCGTCAACGCTCGGCATGGCTGCCGGCCTCCGCATTACCATCGCCGCTTCAAACGCCGCTCGCACAAATACTTCGCTGAGAACGAAGAATGGAGACGTGATTGGCCAAAGCAAGAAGAGAAGAAGGAGCCAGAAGTACGCCCTGAAGTTCCTCTTGAGCTAACAGTTGAAAAACCACGAGCATGTGAACAATCGCCTCCTAGGCTGTCACCAAAGCCTGAGCCACCAAAACAGGGCAGTCCTAGCCCACCTGGCCGCCAATCTACTTTTGTTGATGTAGGCACAGAGGAGCTTCCGAAGCCAGCACCTTGTACCGGAAGGAATTCCGTCGAACCCAGCAATGTACCTTCTTCAAACTTGATCTTGCCACCTCCACCTCCTATGTGGTACCCGCCTCTTTACAACCCTCAGTTTGGAGTCGATCCATTGAATTTCTTTATTGACCTTCGCGTTTCCGGACACATTTATGACAGAAAGAGAGCAGAGGCTATGGAAGTAAACTTAAATCAGGAACAAAGATCAATAATTGACGATTCTAATTTGGAAAAACGGCTAAGCAAAGATCTAGGAATGAAACCTAGACACTTGTCAGCTTTTTCAGTTCCCGTGAGGTCAAATAGCCAAACAGAGGGGCCTGAGAAATATTTCGAGCGGAGTAACAGGTTTTTGGGGAAACCTAACGGTACGTCGTACATAATGAGGAATCTGAAATGCGTTTATGAAAATTTGCATGCTATGGAACAGAAGGAGGATTCCAAAGACCAAAATGACGACGCCAAGGAATCTTCAGATATAGAGGATGACATAATGGATTAg
- the LOC120632499 gene encoding T-complex protein 1 subunit gamma, which produces MYGQQPIIVLSQNTKRESGRKVQLENINAGKTIADVIRTCLGPQAMLKMLMDPMGGIVMTNDGNAILREITVQHPAAKTMIEIARTQDEEVGDGTTSVIVLAGEMLAVAEQFLSQNIHPTVIIREYRQALEDAVKLLQDKISIPIDVNDRDKLKEVIRSCVGTKYIGRWADLAVDIALDAVNTVTINENGRTEVDIKNYAKVEKIPGGTVEESRVLNGVMINKDVTHPKMRRFIENPRIVLLDCPLEYKKGESQTNIEIVGEQDFTKLLQLEEEHVQRQCEEIIALKPDLVFTEKGVSDLAQHYLVKAGITAIRRLRKTDNNRIARACGATIVNRTEELKESDVGTQAGRFEVKKIGDDYFTFITECKNPKACTILLRGASKDVLNEIERNLQDALHVAKNLVLNPRLVAGGGAVEMAVSAALSANSPHSTPYRAVAQALEIIPRTLAQNCGANTIRTLTALRARHAAGTSTAGIDGETGEIVDMAVKAIWEPLAVKLQVYKTAVETAILLLRIDDIVSGSKKKNSEPAGPSEAAAAMQE; this is translated from the exons ATGTACGGACAGCAACCGATTATAGTTTTGA GCCAAAACACAAAACGTGAATCGGGCCGGAAAGTTCAGTTGGAGAATATTAACGCTGGAAag acGATAGCAGATGTTATTCGAACATGCCTCGGGCCGCAAGCAATGTTGAAAATGCTGATGGACCCCATGGGAGGGATTGTGATGACAAACGACGGAAATGCTATCCTCAGGGAGATCACCGTGCAACATCCGGCAGCTAAAACCATGATTGAAATCGCTAGAACTCAAGATGAAGAG GTTGGTGATGGCACAACATCAGTAATAGTTCTCGCCGGAGAGATGTTAGCTGTAGCAGAGCAATTCCTGTcacaaaatattcatcctaCTGTTATCATAAGAGAGTACCGGCAGGCTTTGGAGGATGCGGTCAAATTGCTGCAGGATAAGATTTCTATACCTATTGATGTTAACGACCGTGATAAGCTTAAAGAAGTG ATACGCTCATGTGTTGGTACCAAGTACATTGGGCGCTGGGCAGACTTAGCTGTGGACATTGCTTTAGATGCAGTCAATACTGTGACAATTAATGAAAATGGCAGAACCGAAGTTGATATTAAGAA CTACGCGAAAGTGGAGAAAATTCCCGGCGGTACTGTAGAAGAGTCGAGAGTACTGAACGGTGTGATGATCAACAAGGATGTGACACATCCTAAGATGCGGCGCTTTATCGAGAACCCTCGCATCGTGCTGCTCGACTGTCCTCTTGAGTACAAGAAGGGAGAGAGCCAGACCAATATTGAGATTGTTGGGGAACAG GATTTCACAAAACTGCTACAATTGGAAGAGGAGCACGTCCAGCGACAGTGTGAAGAAATCATTGCATTGAAACCAGATTTAGTGTTCACTGAGAAAGGAGTATCAGACTTAGCACAGCACTATCTCGTCAAAGCTGGCATCACAGCTATCCGGAG GTTACGTAAAACGGACAACAACCGCATCGCCCGAGCATGCGGCGCCACCATCGTCAACCGCACGGAGGAACTGAAGGAGTCCGACGTCGGCACGCAGGCGGGACGCTTCGAAGTCAAGAAAATAGGCGACGATTACTTCACCTTCATTACAGAGTGCAAAAACCCAAAG GCGTGTACGATTCTCCTACGCGGTGCATCCAAGGATGTGCTCAACGAGATCGAGAGGAATCTACAGGATGCGCTTCACGTCGCCAAGAATTTG GTGCTGAATCCCCGCTTAGTGGCTGGCGGCGGGGCGGTGGAGATGGCGGTGTCTGCGGCGTTGTCCGCGAACTCTCCGCACTCCACACCATACCGCGCGGTTGCGCAGGCGCTTG AAATTATTCCGCGCACATTAGCACAAAATTGCGGCGCGAACACGATCCGTACACTAACGGCTCTGCGCGCAAGACACGCTGCGGGCACGAGCACCGCCGGAATTGACGGAGAGACCGGAGAGATAGTGGACATGGCGGTCAAAGCCATTTGGGAGCCCCTAGCTGTTAAACTACAA GTATACAAAACAGCTGTTGAAACCGCGATCCTCCTACTTAGGATCGATGACATCGTGTCCGGCTCCAAGAAGAAGAACTCCGAACCGGCCGGACCATCGGAAGCCGCCGCCGCTATGCAGGAATAA